One region of Hemiscyllium ocellatum isolate sHemOce1 chromosome 4, sHemOce1.pat.X.cur, whole genome shotgun sequence genomic DNA includes:
- the LOC132813859 gene encoding 14-3-3 protein beta/alpha-1 yields the protein MDKNELVQKAKLAEQAERYDDMAASMKAVTEQGMELSNEERNLLSVAYKNVVGARRSSWRVISSIEQKTESHEKKQMMAREYREKIETELRDICNDVLALLDKYLIANASSPESKVFYLKMKGDYYRYLAEVASGDDKKATVDNSQQAYQNAFEISKKEMQPTHPIRLGLALNFSVFYYEILNSPEQACTLAKTAFDEAIAELDTLNEDSYKDSTLIMQLLRDNLTLWTSDNQGEEADAGEGEN from the exons ATGGACAAGAACGAGTTGGTGCAGAAAGCCAAGTTGGCCGAGCAGGCCGAGCGCTACGACGACATGGCGGCCTCGATGAAAGCGGTTACCGAGCAAGGCATGGAGCTCTCCAACGAGGAGCGCAACCTGCTGTCGGTCGCGTACAAGAACGTGGTCGGGGCCCGGCGCTCCTCTTGGCGGGTCATCTCCAGCATCGAGCAGAAGACGGAGAGCCACGAGAAAAAGCAGATGATGGCCCGGGAATACCGGGAGAAAATCGAGACCGAGCTGCGGGACATCTGCAATGATGTACTG GCTCTTCTTGATAAATACTTGATTGCCAATGCTTCTTCTCCAGAGAGTAAAGTTTTCTACTTGAAAATGAAGGGAGATTACTACCGTTACTTAGCTGAAGTGGCTTCTGGGGATGACAAGAAAG CCACTGTGGACAATTCGCAACAAGCCTACCAAAATGCGTTTGAAATCAGTAAAAAAGAGATGCAACCAACACACCCTATCCGCCTGGGACTGGCCCTTAACTTCTCGGTGTTTTACTATGAAATTCTTAACTCTCCAGAACAAGCTTGTACTCTTGCAAAGACT gcatttgatgaagcaATTGCAGAGCTTGATACATTGAATGAAGATTCCTACAAAGACAGCACATTAATAATGCAGTTATTGCGAGATAACTTGACA ttgtggaCTTCAGACAACCAGGGAGAAGAGGCTGATGCTGGTGAAGGAGAGAACTAA